In Desulfallas thermosapovorans DSM 6562, one DNA window encodes the following:
- a CDS encoding DUF3842 family protein: MSKNKLFRIAVIDGQGGGIGAQIVEKLAMALPAGKVEIIALGTNALAASRMLKGGANEAASGENAIVFNARRVDLFAGTVGMLMPFGFGGEMTTAAAEAIALSPAPKYVLHLNRAGVELVSSVDEPLPHLVDMLVEKVRSYLEL, from the coding sequence ATGAGCAAAAATAAATTGTTTCGCATTGCTGTCATAGATGGTCAAGGGGGCGGCATAGGCGCCCAAATTGTGGAAAAACTGGCTATGGCACTGCCTGCCGGCAAGGTGGAGATCATTGCCCTGGGTACCAATGCCCTTGCGGCTAGCCGGATGCTTAAAGGTGGGGCCAACGAAGCGGCCAGCGGTGAAAACGCCATTGTCTTTAATGCCCGGCGGGTTGATTTGTTTGCTGGAACCGTAGGCATGCTTATGCCCTTCGGGTTCGGAGGGGAAATGACCACGGCCGCCGCCGAGGCCATTGCCCTTTCCCCGGCCCCCAAATATGTTTTGCACCTGAACCGGGCCGGCGTGGAGCTGGTGAGCAGCGTTGATGAACCACTGCCGCACCTGGTGGATATGCTGGTGGAAAAGGTACGCTCGTATCTGGAGCTGTAA